In one Salipiger abyssi genomic region, the following are encoded:
- a CDS encoding protein meaA translates to MTDVQKDRPWLIRTYAGHSTAKASNALYRSNLARGQTGLSVAFDLPTQTGYDSDHILARGEVGKVGVPVCHLGDMRTLFDEIPLEQMNTSMTINATAPWLLALYIAVAEEQGADVAKLQGTVQNDLIKEYLSRGTYICPPKPSLKMIGDVAEYCYTNVPKWNPMNVCSYHLQEAGATPEQELAFALATGIAVLDELKPRVADEDFPALCGRISFFVNAGIRFVTEMCKMRAFVDLWDEILMERYGVEDPKFRRFRYGVQVNSLGLTEQQPENNVYRILIEMLAVTLSKKARARAVQLPAWNEALGLPRPWDQQWSMRMQQILAYETDLLEYGDLFDGNPVVDGKVEALKDGARAELANIDSMGGAIGAIDYMKSRLVDANAERLNRIEREETIVVGVNKWTEGEPSPLMGEDGGIMVVDPAVEQEQIDRLNAWRAERDEAAVKAALEALRTAAKDGRNVMPASIAAAKAGVTTGEWASQMRAVHGEYRGPTGVSKAVSNKTEGLEDIREAVDAVSDRLGRRLRFLVGKPGLDGHSNGAEQIAFRARDCGMEIDYEGIRLTPEQIVEAAKTGAHVVGLSILSGSHIPLVEDLMERMREEGLSHIPVVVGGIIPDEDAKRLKAMGVAKVYTPKDFALNTIMRDIVTLVDAEAVAAE, encoded by the coding sequence ATGACGGACGTTCAAAAAGACCGCCCCTGGCTGATCCGCACCTATGCCGGGCATTCGACCGCGAAAGCCTCGAACGCGCTCTATCGCAGCAACCTGGCGCGCGGGCAGACCGGGCTTTCGGTGGCCTTCGACCTGCCGACACAGACGGGCTATGACAGCGACCACATCCTCGCGCGTGGCGAAGTGGGCAAGGTCGGCGTGCCGGTCTGCCATCTGGGCGATATGCGGACGCTCTTTGACGAGATCCCGCTGGAACAGATGAACACCTCGATGACGATCAACGCCACCGCCCCCTGGCTGCTGGCGCTCTATATCGCGGTGGCCGAGGAGCAGGGCGCGGATGTCGCGAAGCTGCAAGGCACGGTGCAGAATGACCTGATCAAGGAATACCTGTCGCGCGGCACCTATATCTGCCCGCCGAAACCATCGCTGAAGATGATCGGCGACGTGGCAGAGTATTGCTATACCAATGTGCCGAAATGGAACCCGATGAACGTGTGTTCCTATCACCTGCAAGAGGCCGGCGCGACGCCCGAGCAGGAGCTGGCCTTTGCGCTGGCCACCGGCATCGCGGTGCTGGACGAGCTGAAACCCCGCGTCGCCGACGAGGATTTCCCGGCACTCTGCGGGCGGATCTCGTTCTTTGTGAATGCCGGCATCCGTTTTGTCACCGAGATGTGCAAGATGCGCGCCTTCGTCGATCTCTGGGACGAGATCCTGATGGAGCGCTATGGCGTGGAGGATCCGAAATTCCGCCGCTTCCGCTATGGCGTGCAGGTGAACTCGCTGGGCCTCACCGAACAGCAGCCGGAAAACAACGTCTACCGCATCCTGATCGAGATGCTGGCGGTGACACTCTCGAAAAAGGCCCGCGCCCGCGCGGTGCAGCTTCCCGCCTGGAACGAGGCGCTCGGCCTGCCCCGCCCCTGGGACCAGCAATGGTCGATGCGGATGCAGCAGATCCTGGCCTATGAGACCGACTTGCTGGAATATGGCGATCTCTTCGACGGCAACCCGGTGGTCGACGGCAAGGTCGAGGCGCTGAAAGACGGCGCCCGGGCGGAGCTGGCCAATATCGACTCCATGGGCGGGGCCATCGGCGCCATCGACTATATGAAAAGCCGCCTGGTCGATGCCAATGCCGAGCGGCTGAACCGCATCGAACGCGAGGAGACCATCGTCGTCGGCGTCAACAAATGGACCGAGGGCGAGCCTTCTCCGCTGATGGGTGAAGACGGCGGCATCATGGTGGTCGATCCGGCGGTGGAGCAGGAGCAGATCGACCGGCTGAACGCCTGGCGCGCCGAGCGCGACGAGGCGGCGGTGAAAGCCGCGCTGGAGGCGCTGCGTACCGCGGCGAAAGACGGGCGCAATGTGATGCCCGCCTCTATCGCGGCGGCGAAAGCCGGGGTGACCACCGGCGAATGGGCCTCGCAAATGCGCGCGGTGCACGGAGAATATCGCGGCCCCACCGGCGTTTCGAAAGCGGTCAGCAACAAGACCGAGGGGCTGGAGGATATCCGCGAGGCGGTGGACGCGGTCAGCGATCGTCTCGGCCGGCGCCTGCGCTTTCTGGTCGGCAAGCCGGGACTCGACGGCCATTCCAATGGCGCCGAACAGATCGCTTTCCGCGCCCGCGATTGCGGCATGGAAATCGACTATGAGGGCATCCGCCTGACACCGGAGCAAATCGTCGAGGCCGCCAAGACCGGCGCCCATGTGGTCGGGCTTTCGATCCTTTCGGGCAGCCATATCCCGCTCGTCGAGGATCTGATGGAGCGGATGCGCGAAGAGGGGCTCTCGCATATTCCCGTGGTGGTCGGCGGCATCATTCCGGACGAGGATGCAAAGCGGCTGAAAGCGATGGGCGTGGCCAAGGTCTACACCCCGAAAGACTTTGCGCTGAACACCATCATGAGGGATATCGTGACCCTGGTCGATGCGGAGGCCGTCGCCGCAGAATAA
- the ccrA gene encoding crotonyl-CoA carboxylase/reductase, with translation MALDTQTGIAPYEAPEKDLYEIGEMPPLGYVPKKMYAWAIRRERHGEPDKSFQKEVVDTWQIDSHEVLVLVMAAGVNYNGVWAGLGVPISPFDVHKQEYHIAGSDASGIVWAVGDKVKTWKVGDEVVIHCNQDDGDDEECNGGDPMFSPTQRIWGYETGDGSFAQFARVQAQQLMPRPKHLTWEESACYTLTLATAYRMLFGHHPHELKPGQNVLVWGASGGLGSYAIQLINTAGANAIGVISEEDKRDFVLGLGAKGVINRKDFKCWGQLPTVNTPEYNEWMKEARKFGKAIWDITGKGVNVDMVFEHPGEATFPVSTLVCKKGGMVVICAGTTGFNCTFDVRYMWMHQKRLQGSHFAHLKQAASANRLMVERRLDPCMSEVFEWDQIPDAHMKMLRNQHKPGNMSVLVQSPKTGLRTFEEALAARG, from the coding sequence ATGGCTTTGGACACGCAAACCGGGATCGCGCCTTACGAGGCGCCGGAGAAAGACCTCTACGAGATCGGCGAAATGCCGCCCCTCGGCTATGTACCCAAGAAGATGTACGCTTGGGCGATCCGCCGCGAGCGTCACGGCGAGCCGGACAAGAGTTTCCAGAAGGAAGTTGTCGACACCTGGCAGATCGACAGCCACGAGGTTCTCGTGCTCGTGATGGCGGCGGGCGTGAACTATAACGGCGTCTGGGCCGGTCTGGGCGTGCCGATCTCGCCCTTCGACGTGCACAAGCAGGAATATCACATCGCCGGCTCCGATGCCTCGGGCATCGTCTGGGCGGTGGGCGACAAGGTGAAGACCTGGAAGGTCGGCGACGAGGTCGTGATCCACTGCAACCAGGACGACGGTGACGACGAGGAGTGCAACGGCGGCGACCCGATGTTCTCGCCCACCCAGCGGATCTGGGGCTACGAGACCGGCGACGGCTCGTTCGCGCAGTTCGCCCGCGTGCAGGCCCAGCAGCTCATGCCGCGCCCCAAGCACCTGACCTGGGAAGAGAGCGCCTGCTACACGCTGACCCTGGCCACCGCCTACCGGATGCTCTTCGGGCACCACCCGCATGAGCTCAAGCCCGGGCAGAACGTGCTGGTCTGGGGGGCTTCGGGCGGGCTCGGCTCCTATGCGATCCAGCTCATCAACACCGCCGGCGCCAACGCGATCGGGGTGATCTCGGAAGAGGACAAGCGCGATTTCGTGCTGGGGCTGGGCGCCAAGGGCGTGATCAACCGGAAGGACTTCAAGTGCTGGGGGCAGCTGCCCACGGTCAACACGCCGGAATACAATGAGTGGATGAAAGAGGCCCGCAAGTTCGGCAAGGCGATCTGGGACATCACCGGCAAGGGCGTGAATGTCGACATGGTCTTCGAGCACCCGGGGGAGGCGACCTTCCCGGTCTCCACGCTGGTCTGCAAGAAGGGCGGCATGGTGGTGATCTGCGCCGGCACCACCGGGTTCAACTGCACCTTCGACGTGCGCTACATGTGGATGCACCAGAAGCGTCTTCAGGGCTCGCATTTTGCGCATCTCAAGCAGGCTGCCAGCGCCAACCGGCTGATGGTCGAGCGGCGGCTCGATCCCTGCATGTCCGAGGTGTTCGAGTGGGATCAGATCCCCGATGCGCACATGAAGATGCTTCGGAACCAGCACAAGCCCGGCAACATGTCGGTGCTGGTGCAGTCGCCCAAAACCGGGCTGCGCACCTTCGAAGAGGCACTGGCCGCGCGCGGCTGA
- a CDS encoding helix-turn-helix transcriptional regulator, with product MNLGFAAEMPETGGLLERLEEAQRLDDLQTAIEDLRDRYRVDHLVYHWVSANGTQYGCGTYDPVWVQRYLEKGYLRIDPVVVGCYQHFHPVDWKRLDWSSKAARAFQKDAIAHGVGNQGYSIPIRGPNGQFAVFSVSHNCDDEDWEEFTETNRRDLILVAHYFNQKALELEPGRTPEPAQPLSPREVEAMTLLAVGYSRAQVAETLNISEHTLRVYIESARYKLGAMNTTHAVARALSRGLIVV from the coding sequence ATGAACTTGGGCTTTGCGGCGGAAATGCCCGAAACAGGCGGGCTTCTGGAACGGCTTGAAGAGGCGCAGCGGCTGGACGATCTCCAGACCGCAATCGAAGACCTGAGAGACCGCTACAGAGTTGATCACCTTGTATATCACTGGGTCAGCGCGAACGGAACGCAATACGGCTGCGGCACTTACGATCCGGTCTGGGTGCAGCGCTATCTCGAAAAGGGGTATCTGCGCATCGACCCGGTGGTCGTCGGCTGTTACCAGCACTTCCACCCGGTGGACTGGAAGCGCCTCGACTGGTCGTCGAAAGCGGCCCGCGCGTTCCAGAAGGATGCCATCGCGCATGGCGTAGGGAATCAGGGCTACTCGATTCCCATCCGGGGTCCGAACGGCCAATTTGCCGTCTTCAGCGTCAGTCACAACTGTGATGACGAAGATTGGGAAGAATTCACTGAGACCAATCGTCGCGACCTTATTTTGGTCGCACACTACTTCAATCAGAAGGCTCTGGAGCTCGAACCAGGCCGCACGCCCGAGCCCGCGCAGCCCCTGAGTCCGCGCGAAGTGGAGGCGATGACGCTGCTTGCGGTCGGCTATAGTCGTGCGCAAGTGGCTGAAACTCTTAATATTTCTGAACATACGCTGCGCGTGTACATCGAAAGCGCCCGCTACAAGCTGGGCGCGATGAACACGACGCATGCGGTTGCACGCGCCTTGTCGCGAGGTCTCATCGTCGTCTGA
- a CDS encoding acyl-homoserine-lactone synthase: MIRFIYADQLNAFPLLKRTMFLDRADQFKTRLGWDVQVDANGEERDEYDALNPLYVIWERPDGCHGGSMRLLPTVGRCMVNEHFLHLTDGVRIQSPLIWECTRFCLARETDPGTAAALMLAGGEVMQGFGVEHYVGVFDARMVRIYKRIGSSPEVLGSEGEGRERISVGLWEFNPEAQARVAQSAGIPPMQSRAWFDASFGAMPQKVSAAAA, translated from the coding sequence ATGATCCGTTTTATCTACGCAGACCAACTGAATGCCTTCCCGCTGCTCAAGCGCACCATGTTCCTGGATCGCGCCGATCAGTTCAAAACCCGGCTCGGCTGGGACGTGCAGGTCGACGCCAATGGCGAGGAGCGCGACGAGTACGATGCGCTCAACCCGCTCTATGTCATCTGGGAACGTCCCGATGGCTGTCACGGCGGCTCCATGCGGCTGCTGCCCACCGTCGGGCGCTGCATGGTGAACGAGCATTTCCTGCATCTCACCGACGGCGTGCGCATCCAGAGCCCGCTGATCTGGGAATGCACCCGCTTCTGCCTCGCGCGCGAGACCGATCCCGGCACCGCCGCCGCGCTGATGCTTGCCGGTGGCGAGGTCATGCAGGGCTTTGGCGTCGAGCATTACGTCGGGGTCTTCGATGCCCGCATGGTGCGCATCTACAAGCGCATCGGTTCCTCGCCCGAGGTGCTCGGCAGCGAGGGTGAGGGCCGCGAGCGCATCAGTGTGGGCCTGTGGGAGTTCAACCCCGAAGCCCAGGCCCGGGTCGCGCAGAGCGCCGGCATTCCGCCGATGCAGTCGCGCGCCTGGTTCGATGCCTCCTTCGGGGCCATGCCGCAAAAGGTCTCTGCTGCGGCGGCATAA
- a CDS encoding ATP-dependent DNA helicase produces the protein MDLPALTFSEDQAEAWDRVSAMLRDAGVDLDEGLCLPAKEGKGQVMALMGKAGSGKTLLLSELCKALDAAGAEIVTGDYESRKRKEKRNFAVLAPTNKAASVLRLRGVPATTIHRILYTPVYDPEYERIAEWLMGNDEKPEIEALTEEALDRAFAAYQAHKSVPAALAAAGLRGSDFITGWKRREEPLDIGFVDEASMLDDRQFEDLQEIFPNLVLFGDPAQLAPVNQSGKMVFDGVKDSQKLELHRIHRQEADNPILDLAHALADPALEFQDFERMVEDKARQDDRVVWGQRVEVDLMARSPVLVWRNATRIRLINAFRAVHDAPETELLPGEPLICDGIELPLKHRKKRLDLEARGLIKGAQVIYLGPGRKPGFSRLHVMGAPDPQVSAASIVKIEKPDEEEPFIPFAARMGATFLHGAAVTIHKAQGSQWEAVQVFAPDLFVAARMGRMEAGQPLWKRLAYVAITRASERLHWVVRNRLARPTGPLRIDDLKAPAAPLELEQEEPGLI, from the coding sequence ATGGATCTGCCCGCCCTCACATTTTCCGAAGATCAGGCCGAAGCCTGGGACCGCGTCTCGGCGATGTTGCGCGATGCGGGTGTCGATCTCGACGAGGGGCTCTGCCTGCCCGCCAAGGAGGGCAAGGGGCAGGTCATGGCGCTGATGGGCAAGGCCGGCTCGGGCAAGACGCTGCTGCTGTCGGAGCTGTGCAAGGCGCTCGACGCCGCCGGCGCCGAGATCGTCACAGGCGATTACGAAAGCCGCAAGCGCAAGGAAAAGCGCAATTTCGCGGTGCTGGCGCCGACCAACAAGGCCGCGAGCGTGCTGCGGCTGCGCGGCGTGCCGGCGACGACGATCCACCGCATCCTCTATACCCCGGTCTATGACCCGGAATATGAGCGCATCGCCGAATGGCTGATGGGCAATGACGAAAAGCCCGAGATCGAGGCGCTGACCGAAGAGGCGCTCGACCGCGCCTTCGCCGCTTATCAGGCGCACAAATCCGTGCCCGCCGCGCTTGCCGCCGCCGGGTTGCGCGGCAGCGATTTCATCACCGGCTGGAAGCGCCGCGAAGAGCCGCTCGATATCGGGTTCGTCGACGAGGCCTCGATGCTCGACGACCGCCAGTTCGAGGATTTGCAGGAGATCTTTCCCAATCTCGTGCTGTTCGGCGATCCGGCGCAGCTCGCTCCGGTGAACCAGTCCGGCAAGATGGTGTTCGACGGTGTGAAGGACAGCCAGAAGCTCGAACTGCACCGCATCCACCGGCAGGAGGCCGACAACCCGATCCTCGATCTGGCGCATGCGCTGGCCGATCCCGCGCTGGAGTTCCAGGATTTCGAGCGCATGGTCGAGGACAAGGCCCGGCAGGACGACCGCGTCGTCTGGGGCCAGCGGGTCGAGGTGGATCTCATGGCGCGCTCTCCGGTGCTGGTCTGGCGCAACGCCACGCGCATCCGGCTGATCAACGCCTTTCGAGCCGTGCATGACGCCCCCGAGACCGAGCTGCTGCCCGGCGAGCCGCTCATCTGCGACGGTATCGAGCTGCCGCTGAAACATCGCAAGAAACGGCTGGATCTGGAGGCGCGCGGCCTGATCAAGGGCGCGCAGGTGATCTATCTCGGCCCGGGCCGCAAGCCGGGCTTTTCGCGGCTGCATGTGATGGGCGCACCCGATCCGCAGGTCTCCGCCGCCTCCATCGTGAAAATCGAGAAGCCCGACGAGGAAGAGCCCTTCATCCCCTTCGCCGCCCGCATGGGCGCGACCTTTCTGCATGGCGCGGCGGTGACAATCCACAAGGCGCAGGGCTCGCAATGGGAGGCGGTGCAGGTCTTTGCGCCGGATCTGTTTGTCGCGGCGCGGATGGGGCGGATGGAGGCCGGCCAGCCGCTCTGGAAACGGCTCGCCTATGTGGCGATCACCCGGGCGTCGGAGCGTCTGCACTGGGTGGTGCGCAACCGCCTGGCGCGCCCGACCGGGCCGCTGCGCATTGACGATCTCAAGGCGCCGGCGGCACCGCTGGAACTGGAACAGGAAGAGCCTGGACTGATATGA
- a CDS encoding PaaI family thioesterase — protein MSDYNEPPSAFALHLGYDLVEWREGYARYEMPIIEAIANRQGLPHGGVHATLLDSAMGLSGCWTGDPDRRVMALTLSLNVQYIGRPAGTRLICEGRKTGGGRSTFFAEGVLTDDTGLLLAKGTGVFRYR, from the coding sequence ATGAGCGACTACAACGAACCGCCGAGCGCCTTTGCGCTGCATCTGGGCTATGATCTGGTCGAGTGGCGCGAGGGCTATGCGCGCTATGAGATGCCGATCATCGAGGCCATCGCCAATCGTCAGGGGCTGCCGCATGGCGGGGTGCATGCGACGCTGCTCGACTCGGCCATGGGGCTCTCGGGCTGCTGGACGGGCGATCCGGACCGGCGCGTCATGGCGCTGACCCTGTCGCTGAACGTGCAGTATATCGGCCGGCCTGCGGGCACGCGGCTGATCTGCGAGGGGCGCAAGACCGGCGGCGGGCGCAGTACCTTCTTTGCCGAGGGGGTGCTGACCGACGATACCGGCCTGCTGCTCGCCAAGGGCACGGGAGTGTTTCGGTATCGTTGA
- a CDS encoding cation diffusion facilitator family transporter: MSRAMNIAYGSVAVGLAVLAIKTLAWWLTGSVALLSDALESIVNVATALAALIALRIAAQPADADHPYGHHKAEYFSAVLEGVLIVVAAILILREAWNAWENPRVISEPWLGLGINLTASVLNGIWCWVLLRAGRELRSPALAADGRHLMTDVVSSVGVTAGVVLAVLTGWWWLDPALAALVALNILWSGWQVVRGSVGGLMDEAAPEDEIEQMRALISANAEGAVEAHDLRSRRAGRALFVEFHLVVPGEMSVDAAHEICDRIEAALHGAFEGSRVTIHVEPEHKAKHSGIVVL; encoded by the coding sequence ATGAGCCGAGCCATGAACATCGCCTATGGCAGCGTTGCCGTGGGGCTCGCGGTTCTCGCGATCAAGACGCTGGCCTGGTGGCTGACGGGCTCTGTCGCGCTGCTCTCGGACGCGCTGGAAAGCATCGTCAATGTCGCCACCGCGCTTGCCGCGCTGATTGCGCTGCGCATCGCGGCCCAGCCCGCCGATGCCGATCATCCCTACGGGCATCACAAGGCGGAGTATTTCAGCGCGGTGCTCGAAGGCGTGCTGATCGTCGTCGCCGCCATCCTGATTCTGCGCGAGGCCTGGAACGCCTGGGAAAACCCTCGTGTGATCTCCGAGCCGTGGCTGGGGCTTGGCATCAACCTGACCGCCAGCGTGCTGAACGGGATCTGGTGCTGGGTGCTGCTGCGTGCCGGGCGCGAGCTGCGCTCGCCGGCGCTCGCCGCAGACGGGCGGCACCTGATGACCGATGTGGTCTCGTCCGTGGGCGTGACCGCCGGGGTGGTGCTGGCGGTGCTGACCGGCTGGTGGTGGCTCGACCCGGCGCTCGCGGCGCTGGTGGCGCTCAATATCCTCTGGTCGGGCTGGCAGGTGGTGCGCGGCTCGGTCGGCGGGCTGATGGACGAGGCCGCGCCGGAAGACGAGATCGAGCAGATGCGCGCACTGATTTCGGCCAATGCCGAGGGCGCGGTCGAGGCGCATGACCTGCGCTCACGTCGCGCGGGCCGCGCGCTTTTTGTCGAGTTTCACCTGGTGGTGCCGGGCGAGATGAGCGTGGATGCCGCGCATGAGATCTGCGACCGGATCGAGGCGGCGCTGCATGGCGCCTTCGAGGGCAGCCGCGTGACCATCCATGTGGAGCCCGAGCACAAGGCCAAGCATAGCGGCATCGTCGTGCTGTAG
- the mscL gene encoding large conductance mechanosensitive channel protein MscL, with the protein MIQEFRDFIAKGNVMDMAVGIIVGAAFTAIVTSLVGDIINPLIALFTGGIDFSGWFYALDGGEYASLDAAKEAGAPVFAIGSFIMAIINFVIIAFVVFMLVKTVNRIKAAAEKPDDVAPEVPTGPSELDILIEIRDSLKK; encoded by the coding sequence ATGATCCAGGAATTCAGAGACTTTATCGCCAAGGGCAATGTCATGGACATGGCTGTCGGCATTATCGTGGGCGCGGCCTTTACCGCCATCGTCACTTCGCTGGTCGGCGACATCATCAACCCGCTCATCGCGCTTTTCACCGGCGGCATCGACTTTTCGGGCTGGTTCTATGCGCTGGACGGCGGCGAATACGCCTCGCTCGACGCCGCGAAAGAGGCCGGTGCGCCGGTCTTTGCCATTGGCAGCTTCATCATGGCGATCATCAATTTCGTGATCATCGCCTTTGTCGTCTTCATGCTGGTCAAGACCGTGAACCGGATCAAGGCGGCGGCGGAAAAGCCCGACGATGTCGCCCCCGAGGTGCCGACCGGCCCCTCGGAACTCGATATCCTGATCGAGATCCGGGACTCGCTGAAGAAGTGA
- a CDS encoding glutathione S-transferase family protein — MTDLSAFPITKRWPAAHPDRIQLYSFPTPNGVKVSTALEEMGLDYEPHKVSLADVDVKSPEFTSLNPNGKIPAIIDPNGPGGAPIGLFESGAILVYLAEKTGNFIGESARERYEILQWVMFQMGGPGPMFGQLGFFWKFAGAKVEDPLPRERYVGEARRLLGVIETALEGRNWIAGPYSIADMALGPWLNAFDFYDAKEAVGWEEHPRCVAYLDRFLARPAVQAALNIPPRD, encoded by the coding sequence ATGACCGATTTGTCCGCATTTCCGATCACCAAACGCTGGCCGGCGGCGCATCCCGACCGCATCCAGCTCTATTCCTTCCCCACCCCCAACGGCGTGAAGGTCTCGACCGCGCTGGAAGAGATGGGGCTCGACTACGAGCCGCATAAGGTGAGCCTCGCCGATGTCGACGTGAAAAGCCCCGAATTCACCTCGCTCAATCCCAATGGCAAGATCCCCGCGATCATCGACCCGAACGGGCCGGGCGGGGCGCCGATCGGGCTCTTCGAGAGCGGCGCGATTCTGGTCTATCTGGCCGAGAAGACCGGCAATTTCATCGGCGAGTCGGCGCGCGAGCGCTATGAGATCCTGCAATGGGTGATGTTCCAGATGGGCGGGCCGGGGCCGATGTTCGGCCAGCTCGGCTTCTTCTGGAAATTCGCCGGCGCCAAGGTCGAGGATCCGCTCCCGCGCGAACGCTATGTCGGCGAGGCGCGGCGTCTGCTCGGCGTGATCGAAACCGCGCTCGAGGGGCGCAACTGGATCGCGGGGCCCTATTCCATCGCCGATATGGCGCTGGGCCCCTGGCTCAACGCCTTCGATTTCTACGATGCCAAGGAGGCGGTCGGCTGGGAGGAGCACCCGCGCTGCGTCGCCTATCTCGACCGCTTCCTCGCCCGACCGGCGGTGCAGGCGGCGCTGAATATCCCGCCGCGCGACTGA
- a CDS encoding YtoQ family protein gives MGLNVYLSGEIHTDWRDRIIEGAQGLDLTFSAPVTDHAASDDCGVAILGAEENKFWHDRKGAQMNAIRTRKGIADADVVVVRFGDKYKQWNAAFDAGYAAALGKSLIILQPPEHDHALKEVDAAALAVAREPEEVVEIFRYVLTGTLPG, from the coding sequence ATGGGGCTCAATGTCTATCTGTCCGGAGAAATCCACACCGACTGGCGCGACCGGATCATCGAAGGCGCGCAAGGGCTCGATCTGACCTTTTCCGCCCCGGTGACCGATCACGCCGCCAGCGACGATTGCGGCGTCGCGATCCTCGGCGCCGAGGAGAACAAGTTCTGGCACGACCGCAAAGGCGCGCAGATGAACGCCATCCGCACCCGCAAGGGCATCGCCGATGCCGATGTGGTGGTGGTGCGCTTCGGCGACAAATACAAGCAGTGGAACGCCGCCTTCGACGCGGGCTATGCCGCCGCGCTGGGGAAGTCGCTGATCATCCTGCAACCGCCGGAGCACGATCACGCGCTGAAGGAGGTCGATGCCGCCGCCCTCGCCGTGGCGCGCGAACCCGAGGAGGTGGTGGAGATCTTCCGCTACGTGTTGACCGGCACCCTGCCCGGCTGA
- a CDS encoding rod shape-determining protein encodes MFGLDRLMGAFSADMAIDLGTANTLVYVKGRGVILSEPSVVAYHVKDGVKKVLAVGEDAKLMLGRTPGSIEAIRPMREGVIADFDTAEEMIKHFIRKVHKRSTFSKPKIIVCVPHGATPVEKRAIRQSVLSAGARKAGLIAEPIAAAIGAGMPITDPTGNMVVDIGGGTTEVAVLSLGDIVYARSIRVGGDRMDEHIVNYLRRQQNLLVGESTAERIKTSIGTARMPDDGRGSSMQIRGRDLLNGVPKETEISQAQVAEALSEPVQQICEAVMTALEATPPDLAADIVDRGVMLTGGGALLGDLDLALREQTGLAVSIADESLNCVALGTGKALEYEKQLRHAIDYDS; translated from the coding sequence ATGTTTGGACTGGACAGACTCATGGGCGCCTTTTCGGCGGACATGGCCATCGACCTTGGGACGGCGAACACGCTGGTCTATGTCAAGGGACGGGGGGTGATCCTGTCTGAACCGTCGGTCGTCGCCTATCACGTCAAGGACGGCGTCAAGAAGGTGCTGGCCGTGGGCGAGGACGCCAAGCTGATGCTGGGCCGGACGCCGGGCAGCATCGAGGCCATCCGGCCGATGCGCGAGGGGGTGATCGCCGATTTCGACACCGCCGAGGAGATGATCAAGCACTTCATCCGCAAGGTGCACAAGCGCTCGACCTTCTCGAAACCCAAGATCATCGTCTGTGTCCCGCACGGCGCCACGCCGGTGGAGAAACGCGCGATCCGCCAGTCGGTTCTGAGCGCCGGGGCCCGCAAGGCAGGCCTTATCGCCGAGCCCATCGCAGCCGCCATCGGCGCCGGCATGCCGATCACCGATCCCACCGGCAACATGGTCGTGGATATCGGCGGCGGCACCACCGAGGTGGCCGTGCTGTCGCTGGGCGATATCGTCTATGCCCGCTCGATCCGCGTCGGCGGCGACCGCATGGACGAACATATCGTAAACTATCTGCGCCGCCAGCAGAACCTGCTGGTGGGCGAATCCACCGCCGAGCGCATCAAGACCTCCATCGGCACCGCGCGCATGCCCGATGACGGGCGCGGCAGCTCGATGCAGATCCGCGGTCGCGACCTGCTGAACGGCGTGCCCAAGGAAACCGAGATCAGCCAGGCGCAGGTCGCCGAGGCGCTCTCCGAACCGGTGCAGCAGATCTGCGAGGCGGTGATGACCGCGCTCGAAGCCACGCCGCCGGATCTCGCCGCCGACATCGTCGACCGGGGCGTGATGCTTACCGGGGGCGGTGCGCTGCTGGGCGATCTCGATCTGGCGCTGCGCGAGCAGACCGGGCTGGCGGTTTCCATCGCCGACGAGAGCCTCAACTGCGTGGCGCTCGGCACCGGCAAGGCGCTGGAATACGAAAAGCAGCTGCGCCACGCCATCGACTACGATTCGTGA